The genomic stretch TCGGACAGAACACCTCAGATACCGGCAGCCCGACTCCTTACCCGTCCCCCTACATTCCGGACCTGATCACGCTGCCGCCCAACACAGGCGGCCGACCAAGTCAGCCTTTCTCGTGTCCAAGGCAGCTCAAAGTCCCCACATACCTGAACTACCACTTTTTGGGGGAGAAAGACTGTGGCGCCCCCTGTGAACCAACTAAACAGAACGGGCTCATGTACTTCAAAGAAGAGGAAGTGAAGTTTGGCAGGTTGTGGGTTGGTATCTGGTCCATCCTGTGCTGCGTCTCCACACTGTTCACTGTGCTCACCTACCTGGTTGACATGAGGCGCTTCAGATACCCGGAAAGGCCCATCATTTTCCTGTCCGGCTGCTATTTCATGGTGGCAGTGGCCTATGCCGCTGGCTTCTTCTTGGAGGAGAAGGTGGTCTGCATTGACAAGTTTGTGGACGATGGCTACAAAACAGTGGCACAGGGGACCAAGAAGGAAGGCTGCACCATTCTGTTCATGATCCTCTATTTTTTTGGCATGGCGAGCTCCATCTGGTGGGTCATCCTATCTCTTACCTGGTTCCTCTCAGCTGGAATGAAATGGGGCCATGAAGCCATTGAAGCCAACTCCCAGTACTTCCACCTGGCAGCCTGGGCAGTGCCAGCCGTCAAGACCATCACCATCTTGGCTATGGGACAGGTGGACGGGGACCTCCTGACTGGGGTGTGCTACGTTGGCATCTACAACGTGGACTCCCTCCGCGGCTTTGTCCTGGCGCCCCTGTTTGTCTACCTCTTCATCGGTACCTCCTTCCTCCTCGCCGGCTTCGTCTCCCTCTTCAGGATCAGGACAATCATGAAGCACGACGGCACCAAGACGGAGAAGCTGGAGAAGCTGATGGTTCGGATCGGAGTCTTCAGCGTCCTCTACACTGTGCCGGCCACCATCGTCATTGCGTGCTACTTCTATGAGCAGGCTTTCCGGGAGCAGTGGGAGAAGACCTGGCACAAGCAGACCTGCAAAAGCTTCGCGGTCCCCTGCCCTGGCAACGACTTCGCCCCCATGACTCCAGACTTCACAGTTTTCATGATCAAGTACTTGATGACCATGATTGTGGGGATCACTTCCGGGTTCTGGATATGGTCTGGGAAAACCTTGCAGTCCTGGCGCAGGTTTTACAGCAGACTCAGCAACAGCAACCAAGGCGAGACCACTGTATGAACTCTGCAATCTGGGTTGGCAAACCAGAACAGTACTGCAGCTACTGCTAACTGAGACGTGCCCAGCTCACCAAGGCCAAGCCTAGgtttttgtatcagaaaactacCACCATAGTAGTAATCATGGCCTTACCATCCCAAGTTATGTAACAAGTTTTAAACTGTTTAACCACAGTATGGCATTGCAATTTTGTGGACTGTTGTCAGCCAATCAGTATTTGATCAGCAGTGGTCGAAATGTGGTGTTTTGGGGAACAAATGTTctaagactgcaaaaaaaaaaaaaaaaaaataaagtattgaagTGACTTACGTTCCAAATTTGAGGAACCCTATATAggcctattttttgttttaatgtgaaacTCTGGCATTCTGCTCTTACTGTGCCAAGAAATGTAATGCCTGTATCTGTTGCCAATTTAGAGCAAATTGGTGTAGACATCCAGTCACTGCATAATATAGGGGGTGGGAGGGGGTGGCTTTATGGCAAAGTGTGCTTAACCTTAACTGAACAGTAAGAATTTCCATGATTCTTCTAGGAATTCAGCTGTTTCCAGAGCTGCACATTTTtgttagatttttcttttttccacctTTCTCTCAAGCAGAGGGGTGAGGGTCTAGAACAAAGTAGGTGGTATTAATTAGTGTCCCACATTTGTTTATGGGAGTCTGTACACTACAACACTTTGATTCCAAGTGCTGATTTGTTGATCCTGTATCTTTTATGCAGTGATAGATCACAATTAATGTTAAGATTCTTATCATTTTTATATGATGTTTCTATAACCCCCGCTATACTTGTTTCCTCACAGATTAATACAGTTCATTTAATAAAGTGTTTCTATATCCAAAAAGATCATCTTCTTGCCATTAACTTGTGAGAGCTTAGAACGTtggttaatttaaattcaacttgtttatataatatatatatatatatatatatataatattatatatatatatatatatatattggaaactTTAGCAAGAAAGACAATCCTCTATTATCCTATAGCACAAACTGATGGGcattttaatgttcatttttttcGTGGTACCAGTTTTTTATACATGTGTATAGCTGTAAAAATATGCAAGCAACTACAGTGTAAATATTGCTTCACTTTTTTCTAaaagaatatatgtatttatgaaGTAATTTTGCTGgtttttacttgatttttttgcttttttttttactacagtaagagacctcatttttattgtacttgtaCAGTTTCACTGAATaaaattattagattttttttctctcgaatgtctttttttttttcctgttttgagtTAATATGTGTTCATATACACAACAGGATTATTAGGTTCTTATTTGAAATTTTACGAAAGTTTCAACACAGGTAAAATGTCTTGCCATTCATAGTACCTctggaatatttaaaaacagtggtTGGCTTATTTTATAGTTAATGTTTATTAAAGGAAAATCTGTATTAAGATTGGTTACATACACCTTATTTAAGGTGAagttttaccttttgtttttattttatttttaacaattcaaCCACAGGTCATGCACTTTCAGGTGGAGTGACACTGGCAAATAACTTTGTTATTAAtaacctgctttttatttatgtattttatttattaagcaaCCTAGTGTGATGTGCAATTTGATTGGGCGTCGATCAGACAGTTTGGGGTGtgctattaaacacattttactggaTGTGTTAGGTTCAAATGCTGTTGCCCATATCAAAGGAGTTCCTGTGGTATGGTGTGGTGGGGATAGTGATTAGGATTCTACAGAGGCAATCAGTCAAAGTCcctgcatttcaaaataattatcaaaaaatgtaaagcaaatcaaaaccaataataattttatttatatatggatTCAGCTGTGTTTTTTTGAAGTGTAGTATTAACGTTAGAGTGAAAAAGGAAACCGATGTCAACGCTTCCATGTCAAGTTGTTAAGAGCTAgtgttaaaaacttaaaaaaagcagctgactcgttttttttttgttgttgtttttggtttttatggttttttttgtttttgttttgtttttcactgtttagACGCACATGTCTCGgtttgcatattgaaatattgaaacaAATGACAGTCCCCATAATTAAACAGAAAAGTTTTCAGCGAGTCAGCGTTTGGAAGTCCCTGCCAAACACCCACGGCGTGCTAAGAAGGGGATGTAGCAGGTTTGTGTTGTATTCTTAAAATGTGACGCTTGCAATACATTGTATGTTAACTATGTATTAAAACAACCATTGTGTGTATATCGGAACATGCTGTatgcgttttttgtttgtttgtttgttttaaatgtgtgtagtgGGTAGGTTCGCTACCTGGGTATAAACGAATTCTATGTTTTGGATTTAGCGGCGCAGAAGGATTTTGAAGCTCTAGCCGTGATCAAATGCCTCGAAACACTGGAGGGGGTTGTAGCGTGGGGCTTACGCATTTACAGTTACACGTCATCAGTTAAAATTGTCATAAAGATGCCAGACAGTCTCTGAGCCATACTTTGATGGGACCGCCCGATTGTTGAACCGCactatgaagtttaaaaaaaaaaaaaaccccaagctAGTGTACACATGGCAAATAAATCATTGCTTAGGATCACGCGCCGCCTGCAGTGTAAGCAATACGGGATTGCATGTCCTGCTGTTCCTAACGgtcattttaaagactttaaaacAAACACCGCTTTCCTACTAATATATCTTTAGTTTCATTATTCTTTTTCGCCAGTAACGACAGCGCGTGGTGTTGCGTTACATGGAAATTCTAAGTCCTACAGGCAcgtaaaataaacactgtactttTCAATATTGTTAGTTTAACGCTGTTGCTGCGGTGTATACCTTGTTGTCAAGAAACTAAGGCCTTTGCCAGAAAATGTGTTCTCAGCTGGAAAATGTAATGGGGGTCCCGTGTTCTGCCTCTGAAATTAAACTTGTACTGGCCCAGTCCGTTATAAACTAATTCAACCTGCGACGTGTGTTGATCACCACGCTAAATGGAATACATTAAATCATATGGTATCGTTTTACTATTTACATCTAGTCTGTCTgcggtttaaaaaacaaaaataatcttcaCAGTCTACAAACGTTGTCCACAAACTATATTATTTCGTGCTGTAATTAAGCCTGTAATTTCAAAATTGCAAGCACCCTGGCTGCAGCAGCGGGTTTGCGAGTTTTCTGGTCTGTTCCGTATGAAGTTGCTTACACGCTAGCTACATCTTAATATTTTGCAGACACCAGCTATGATTGAAAAACGCACGAACTGCTCTTGAAAAGGGTGCTCTACTTTCCAGGGgaaaataccaattgcaacgcgGCGACTACAACGACACCATTGGAAAACCTAAAACACCCATGACATACTGGGaagtttacaataataataaatgtctgCTGTTTTGACTATGTGCAGTTTAACTCCCTGTTCCTGTAACTGGAGTAGACGGGCTACAGAGTGCACTTTCCTGGCGGCACATCAATACACTCCGTTCGCGTACCTGAACGCATGAGAGGGTCAGCATTTAAGATATAGTAGTAAAGCTATGATAAATAACTTATAACAGAAAGATGATttaagggtttgtttttttacctgctTTGAAGTACAGGTAGCCAATGGTACCCCCTCCCCCAGGTATAACTTGAATACATGTTCATAATAGATTTATAATCTGTGAGTCATGTATGTGTTAGATGTAAGATACTATTTGAAATAGGTAGGCTATGGAATCCTCATTGAGGAGGAATGTGACCCCTGTGTGATGTTGCTGGGAAACTTAGCACTGGCCTGTAATAATCGTTTTATATGTGTAGCTGCATCAATTGTTGCTCAATTAACATGTGGGTTCGTATCTaattttagattatatatatatatatatataatatatattatattataattatatatatatatatatatatatatataaattgttttgtGCTCGATTTGGACAGGTCGGCGCAAATGCAGTCATTTTCACTTTGCGTCATATGCAATTTCATTtactagttttttgttttgtttttttaaagcattaattATTTTTGAAACCTTGTGTTCCACTGCAGATTTCGtttttgtgttacattttatGACACGCGCGCAATCTTGAATGTCGTTTTTTTTAAAAcgccttttatttgtttaaatgcctTATAGCGTATTTACACTGCGATCTGAAACAAATACCACAACAAAAAGTAAAGGGGAAGGAAGCTGTGCTAAAACATTCAGGTccgctaataaaataaaaacaacatttgacgTTCCAAGACATCTGAAATTAGTCTTTGAACTCGCCGAGAATGTTGGCGTATACCTGCACTTCCATGTAAAGGAAATATAATTTTTCAGTcactgtgtatgttttttttttttttttttcttcaattgatCTTTCATAAAATGCATTGCTGTGGGTTTGGATTCTCGCATCTGAGAAATGATTTTGGCAGGTCTTCTGCTCCACGTGATggaatttcattttctttgccAGGGTGCCTGTTTGTAGATTTCCTGTCTGCTGGCGCCACCTTGAGGATTCAAATGGAATGAATTCAGCGCGTTCCTGATTCAGAGActgatagcactatgtaacacaatttttgttcctgggtagtaagtgttatttcttaattgcttatgcctcaaaagtatagaaaatggctattattcccccacaaactttgcttttgttcaaagtccagtatatcctggtggaagcgctcaccttgcttctccgagtacgctcccatgttctccttgaatttatcaagatgagcctcaaggatatggactttgagggacatcctacagcccattgtgccgtagttcttcacaagagtctcaaccagctccacatagttttcagccttgtgattggccaggaagccccgaaccactgcgacaaagctgttccaagctgctttctccttactagtgagcttcttggggaattcattgcactccaggatcttctttatctgtggtctgacgaagacaccggctttgacctttgccttagacagcttagggaagaagtcttgaaggtacttgaaggctgccgactccttatctagagctctgacaaattgtttcataaggcccaatttgatgtgcagtggtggcatcagcaccgtcagggggtccaccagtggctcccacttgacgttgttcctccccacagaaaactcggtccgctgtggccagtcccgcctgtggtagtgcgccttggtgtccctgctgtcccaaaggcaaagatagcagggaaacttggtaaaaccgccttggagacccatcaggaatgccaccattgcagcctcttgatgccatctcagaaaaatgcagatatgtatccacttaggcagctggaactaaactgaactggtgggcttaaggcccctgtatttatactactatttatattactggaaatttctagaaagttctagaagttactccaagtttactcagcactgaatctatctggaatgttctggaaaataggtaaatttcaaaatatcactgtcctggtcacaaaaacaaagtttgtggggaataatagccattttctatacttttgaggcataagcaattaggaaataacacttactacccaggaaccaaaaaaaaattataatttgtttcACGGTGTAGTTCTTGTCATGAtgattaagggaaaaaaaaaaacagaatatgttTCAGCTTTGGGAGAATGCATTGGGGAAATATAAATTCATGCCATAAACTGTAAATGTGCTGAAATATTTCTTTATGAATCCATTAATATATCATTGATGAGAAGTGTAGTCCAAACACATATTGCACATCCACATGTGACTAATTcatttttcaataaattaatatttatccTGGCTAAAAAGTTTATTGAATTATGCACAAAACACACTGTATGTTGCTGGTTTAAAATGTTCaactaaatttaaacaaaaaaattaacaaaacctTCTTATATGTATGGCTAAAACATTTAAGATTTCAAAAAGCACAGGCAAATTACCGAACACCAAAAAATGGCATGAAAAAACTCACTGGAGCAACTGTTTAAGTAACAGTAGAGGAATGTTTTTATTGTACCAACTGTAAATGAATGTAACTTCCTTTCCGGTAGCAGAGGCACACTGATTGAAAACACTGGCTACAGATTAGTCTACCTGAGACATAGGCATGTACCGTATATGAGTCTACTACGATCTACCATGTGTTTATGTATATCTGCTTACAATCGACCCTGAGTAGCATATTTCTCTGAAACACGCAGACCATTGTTCCTCTGTACTTACCAGTTCATTCAAAACCACTGCACTCCTTGGAGGAAATACCCATGCTGCTCCAACCAACACCATAACTTCACTTAAAGTATTATATGATGTCATCCTTTGATCCTTCAGTACATTAGAAATCCTACAACTCAACAGAGAAGTAACCTCCTACATCCCTGTGAGAAGTAACCTCACAGACAGTTTATCAAAACGCTGTAATTCCATCAAGGGGAtctaagagaaataaaaaaaagaagactgaagcttttttttttttttttaatgattcctcATGTTTACCTTTAAACTTTGATTCAGAAGACAGTTTGTTGCGTAGTAGACATAGCTGTATTGGTTTTCTACATTGTAGTGAGATAAAATAGTTATACAGGAAAAAGCCTTGTAGAGTATACCTGTACATTTTAAGGGTGTATTGCATGTATTATCTTCAGTAAACTGCCATTTTGATTACATTTCATctagatttaaatgtttttaagtgACAGAAACAACTGAAAGTGTGAGTCGGTGTATCACTAACTCAACACTTTTATCCTGTCTCCTGTGGTGATTGTCTCTGGGACAGAATACTTTACATTACCTCAACAGGAAATTACAAAaacctgttctgttttttttaaatgttaaatatttttaaaaatactatttaaaaaaaaaaaaaaactggagaaaTGAAACCAAATGAggacttttatttttgttaggtCTCATCTGAAAACAGCCTTTTTAGAAGCATAAAAATCTGTTGCTAGGCAACGTGTAGTCTTCATTGGGCCAGACTGGAAACTCTAGACATTCCAAGTGCTGGgctgcatttttaattttctggCTTGAGCAAGACTGCACTGAGAAGATTTAGACTGCATATTCTAGCACCGTACCCACAGGCTACAAGAAAAATGAGTTACGGTGCATTTAGAGGGCACTCAGTTAATTAagttttgagaaaaataaataacaggctTATTTGCCTTTCAGGCTATTTTTACATCAAATTTATGCAGAAGTCTTCCTTTGCATATCTTAGATATAGCAATACATTTAACAGCACTTGTGGCAAGGCCTGTAAAGTAGGAATTTAGATTAAAatcttaatattttataatgaaaaatcATACCGCAACTGTAATAACcttatctgtttatttacaaaaactgaaAGCCGTGTTTTTGTAAGTACCAcagcttttttgtgttttccagTGCTTACCCAATTGACCACTGcaatatgatatttaaataagACTTTGGGGACCAGTTTCTGACAGAGATACGCTTTCATTTTACCTGATAACCCGTGCTCTTTGTTTGTCTTCAGTTTACCTTTGTAAACTTGCTATTctgtatctactgtacaataATATACTGACAGTGACCATCTGGTAATAGTCAAAGTTTGGGTAGTTTCTATCCACATTagtaataaaaaagtaatatgcatctgttggtcacagaaaACACagatgcacctgtgtaatgatcatgctgtttaatcagcttcttgatatgccacacctgtcaggtggatggattatcttggcaaagaagaaatgctcagtaacagggatgtaaacaaatttgtgcacaaaatttgagagaaataagctttttgtgcgtatggaaaatttctgggatcttttatttcagctcatgaaagtGTAGTTGGACGGTGGGGACCAGACCAGTACTTGAACTTTGAATAGCTGTTAGACAGGCACCAATAAAGAACGCCTTCCCAGTTTATCGTTCAGCACTGATACCTGTCAAAGTGAGGGTCCTGTAATCGGGGGttaactttataaaaatatatatctatatatatatatatatatagatatatatataataaagaacaTTGAGTCGAAAGGGAGGTAGTTGTGCTGACAGGAGGTGTACGTTTATTGGTGACTTGAATCAGAAGTGGAAATTTAAGCTCCTTTCTTTGGGTATCTTGAAAAAAATTTTTTGTGTCTGCATTTTGGGGGGAAGGAGAGGTGGGGGGGAGTAATTTTTTACTAGCTGCAAAGGCAACAGAAAAACACTTTCAGCACAATAGGGGAAGCACACTGGTGCTCCTAGGCACTAAGAGCTGGCAACAACataaacaacaacataggagCAAAAGCAAAATGAGGTGGACCacagaacatttgaaaa from Polyodon spathula isolate WHYD16114869_AA chromosome 11, ASM1765450v1, whole genome shotgun sequence encodes the following:
- the LOC121323682 gene encoding frizzled-7-A, producing MLMFKKENCFSWTVCVLALCALFSPQKTTGQYHGEKGISIPEHGFCQPISIPLCTDIAYNQTIMPNLLGHTNQEDAGLEVHQFYPLVKVQCSPDLKFFLCSMYAPVCTVLEQAIPPCRSLCERARQGCEALMNKFGFQWPERLRCENFPVHGAGEICVGQNTSDTGSPTPYPSPYIPDLITLPPNTGGRPSQPFSCPRQLKVPTYLNYHFLGEKDCGAPCEPTKQNGLMYFKEEEVKFGRLWVGIWSILCCVSTLFTVLTYLVDMRRFRYPERPIIFLSGCYFMVAVAYAAGFFLEEKVVCIDKFVDDGYKTVAQGTKKEGCTILFMILYFFGMASSIWWVILSLTWFLSAGMKWGHEAIEANSQYFHLAAWAVPAVKTITILAMGQVDGDLLTGVCYVGIYNVDSLRGFVLAPLFVYLFIGTSFLLAGFVSLFRIRTIMKHDGTKTEKLEKLMVRIGVFSVLYTVPATIVIACYFYEQAFREQWEKTWHKQTCKSFAVPCPGNDFAPMTPDFTVFMIKYLMTMIVGITSGFWIWSGKTLQSWRRFYSRLSNSNQGETTV